In Myxococcus stipitatus, the sequence GCCAGCGCGACGAACAAGGCGCCCGCCCTGGTCTGGGTGCACGGCGGCCCCGGCGGCCAGACGCGCAAGGGCTACAACCCGCTCATCCAGTACCTCGTCAACCACGGCTACGTGGTGCTCGGCATCAACAACCGGGGCAGCTCCGGCTACGGCAAGACGTTCTTCACCGCGGACGACCAGAAGCACGGCCGCGAGCCGCTCCAGGACTGCGTCGAGGCGAAGAAGTACCTCGCCAGCCTCCCGTACGTGGACGGCTCGCGCGTGGGCATCATCGGCGGCAGCTACGGCGGCTACATGACGCTGGCCGCGCTCACCTTCCACCCGGACGTGTTCAACGTCGGCGTGGACATCTTCGGCGTGTCCAACTGGCTGCGCACCCTCAAGAGCATGCCGCCCCACTGGGAGGCCCGCCGCCAGGCCCTCTACCAGGAGATGGGCAACCCGGAGACCCAGGAGGCCATGCTGCGCGACATCTCCCCGCTCTTCCACGCGGACCGCATCCGCAAGCCGCTGCTCGTCATCCAGGGCGCCAACGACCCGCGCGTGCTGAAGGTGGAGTCGGATGAAATCGTGCAGGCCGTGGAGAAGAACAAGGTGCCCGTCGAGTACGTCGTCTTCCCCGACGAGGGCCACGGCTTCACCAAGAAGGTAAACGAGGCGGAGTGCTACTCCCGCACGCGCGCCTTCCTGGACAAGTACCTCAAGGCGTCACCCACCGCCGCGACGAACTGAGCGGCGGAGGTCCGGGCGCCGGCGCGGGGGACGCCTCCCTCCTCGCCGGCGCTCGCCGCTTTTTCAGCGGTGGAGGTGCTGCGCCACCACGGCCACCGTCGCCGCGGCCAGCGCCACCAGCACGCCCACCGTCAGCCACCGCGGCAGCGGAGGCCCGGCGGGCGCGGCCACCGGCGGCGCGTCGAACTCCAGGTCCGTCACCGCCAGCGCCCGCGTCTCCTCCGACGACAGCGTGCGCGCCACGGCGACGTCGCCCCCCTCCCCGGGCAGCTCGAGCGCGCCCGCCTCGTCCACCACGGCGCGCAGCCCGTCCAGCACCTCGTCCATGGACGCGAAGCGCGCCTCGGGCCGCTTCTCCAGACAGCGGCGCACCAGCGCCTCCAGCGGCGCGGGGATGGCCAGGTCCGGACGCAGCGTCCGGAAGCGCGGCGGCGGCTCCTTGTGGTGCGCGAACACGAGCTCCAGCGCGTCCGTGGACACGAACGGCACCCGGCCCACCAGCATCTGGTAGAGGACGATGCCCAGCGAGTAGATGTCACCGCGCGCGTCCGCCGAGCCCCGCGCCTGCTCCGGCGCCCGGTACGCGTGCGAGCCGGGCAGCGCGCCCGCCAGGGTGATGTCCGGCACCGACAGGCGCCCCTGCTCGGACAGGACGGGCGCCACGCGGCCGAAGCCCCGCACCTTCACGTGGTCCGGGCCGCCCCGCGCGTCCGACGACACCAGGACGCTGTCCGGCGTGAGGGCCCGGTGCACCACGCCCGCGCGGTGCGCCGCGCG encodes:
- a CDS encoding serine/threonine-protein kinase, coding for MQTRNSSIAASSLPGVDARVGQVLQGRFQVLAPMGASGPARVYRAAQLPLERVVTLEVLGAGAEATHQQHLLAEARATARLHHPNIVTVLDFGRMEDGTVFLATELVEGVTLARRLEAGALAWPRAVELARGIARALRAAHRAGVVHRALTPDSVLVSSDARGGPDHVKVRGFGRVAPVLSEQGRLSVPDITLAGALPGSHAYRAPEQARGSADARGDIYSLGIVLYQMLVGRVPFVSTDALELVFAHHKEPPPRFRTLRPDLAIPAPLEALVRRCLEKRPEARFASMDEVLDGLRAVVDEAGALELPGEGGDVAVARTLSSEETRALAVTDLEFDAPPVAAPAGPPLPRWLTVGVLVALAAATVAVVAQHLHR